A genomic segment from Polyangium mundeleinium encodes:
- a CDS encoding terpene synthase family protein has product MAEAEGEQQPFELPDFYVPWPARLNPNLEGARAHSKEWARKVGILDPPPGEADPNIWSEAKLDAMDYALLCAYTHPEAPGPELDLVTDWYVWVFYFDDHFLETYKRPQDQVGAKKYLDRLPLFMPVDLATTPPEPTNPVERGLADLWYRTVPSKSVAWRRRFFESTKNLLDESTWELSNISGQRVANPIEYIEMRRKVGGAPWSADLVEHAVFVEVPDRIAASRPMRVLKDTFSDSVHLRNDIFSYQREIQEEGELSNAILVMERFLDVDTQRAADLVNDLLTSRLQQFENTACTELPSLFEEHALDPIERAHVLTYIRGLQDWQSGGHEWHMRSSRYMNKGSSSSLLLPKGPTGLGTSAARFAFGLKRWKNFSHVPYQRVGPTTLPDFYMPFSTGTNPHLDGARQRLKEWARRMGFTGPVPHVVGHSGWTERELEAFDIASFSARCSPDASADALDLSAGWITWGTYGDDYFPVVYGSTRDMAGAKVFVKRLSSFMPIELGATPPPTTSFELGLADLWERTAAPLSVDDRQKLRRVIEGTVESWLWQLQNRIQHRIPDPIDYVEMRRWTCGAELTTVFCRLGQQGAAIPPEVLRARPMRSLENAYSDYVGLLNDLYSYQREMEIEGEIHNFVLVVERFLDCGKDKAVQVVNDLMTARAQQFEHVVVTELPALSDDLGLSVHAREGLERYVEQLQKMMSGTLHWCRETGRFKEPERREISPPVHFAGPRGLGTSAARIMSLLTNDRTR; this is encoded by the coding sequence GTGGCGGAAGCGGAAGGCGAGCAGCAGCCCTTCGAGTTGCCGGATTTCTACGTCCCCTGGCCCGCGCGCTTGAACCCCAACCTCGAGGGCGCCCGAGCCCACTCGAAGGAATGGGCGCGGAAGGTGGGGATCTTGGACCCGCCGCCCGGCGAGGCCGATCCCAACATCTGGAGCGAGGCGAAGCTCGACGCGATGGACTACGCGTTGCTCTGCGCCTACACCCACCCCGAGGCACCCGGCCCCGAGCTCGACCTCGTCACCGACTGGTACGTCTGGGTCTTCTATTTCGACGACCACTTCCTCGAGACCTACAAGCGCCCCCAGGATCAGGTGGGCGCCAAGAAATACCTCGACCGGCTCCCCTTGTTCATGCCGGTCGACCTCGCCACCACCCCGCCCGAGCCGACCAACCCCGTCGAGCGTGGCCTCGCCGACCTCTGGTATCGCACGGTCCCTTCCAAATCCGTCGCCTGGCGCCGGCGCTTCTTCGAGAGCACCAAGAACCTCCTCGACGAGTCCACGTGGGAGCTGTCCAACATCAGCGGGCAGCGCGTCGCCAACCCCATCGAATACATCGAGATGCGACGAAAGGTCGGCGGTGCCCCCTGGTCCGCCGACCTTGTCGAGCACGCCGTCTTCGTCGAGGTCCCTGACCGCATCGCCGCCTCTCGCCCGATGCGCGTGCTCAAGGACACCTTCTCCGACAGCGTCCACCTGCGTAATGACATCTTCTCTTACCAGCGGGAGATCCAGGAGGAGGGCGAGCTCTCCAACGCGATCCTCGTGATGGAGCGCTTCCTCGACGTCGATACCCAGCGCGCCGCCGATCTCGTCAACGATCTGCTCACCTCCCGCCTCCAGCAGTTCGAGAACACCGCCTGCACCGAGCTGCCCTCCCTCTTCGAAGAGCACGCCCTCGACCCGATCGAGCGCGCCCACGTCCTCACCTACATCCGAGGGCTCCAGGACTGGCAGTCCGGCGGTCACGAGTGGCACATGCGCTCCAGCCGCTACATGAACAAGGGCTCCTCGAGCAGCTTGCTCCTCCCCAAGGGCCCGACGGGCCTCGGGACCTCGGCCGCGCGCTTCGCCTTCGGGCTCAAGAGGTGGAAGAATTTCTCCCACGTCCCCTACCAGCGCGTCGGCCCGACGACGCTGCCCGATTTCTACATGCCCTTCTCCACGGGGACGAACCCCCACCTCGATGGTGCCAGGCAGCGCCTCAAGGAATGGGCGCGCCGCATGGGCTTCACCGGGCCCGTGCCCCACGTCGTCGGCCACAGCGGCTGGACCGAGCGTGAGCTCGAGGCCTTCGATATCGCCTCCTTCTCGGCGAGGTGCTCCCCGGACGCCTCGGCCGATGCTCTCGACCTGAGCGCGGGCTGGATCACCTGGGGGACGTACGGCGACGATTACTTCCCGGTGGTCTACGGAAGCACCCGCGACATGGCGGGTGCCAAGGTGTTCGTCAAACGGCTGTCTTCGTTCATGCCGATCGAGCTCGGCGCCACCCCACCCCCGACCACGTCGTTCGAGCTCGGCCTCGCGGACCTCTGGGAGCGCACGGCCGCGCCGCTCTCCGTGGACGATCGGCAAAAGCTCCGCAGGGTGATCGAGGGCACCGTGGAGAGCTGGTTATGGCAGCTCCAGAACCGGATCCAGCACCGGATCCCGGATCCGATCGATTACGTCGAGATGCGCAGGTGGACGTGCGGCGCCGAGCTCACGACGGTCTTCTGCCGGCTCGGGCAGCAGGGCGCTGCGATCCCCCCCGAGGTCCTCCGCGCCCGACCGATGCGCTCGCTGGAGAACGCGTACTCGGATTACGTCGGCCTGCTCAACGACCTCTACTCCTACCAGAGAGAGATGGAAATCGAGGGCGAGATCCACAACTTCGTGCTGGTCGTGGAGCGGTTCCTCGACTGTGGGAAGGACAAGGCCGTCCAGGTGGTGAATGACCTGATGACCGCCCGGGCGCAGCAGTTCGAGCACGTCGTCGTCACCGAGTTGCCGGCGCTCTCGGACGACCTCGGGCTCTCGGTACACGCGCGCGAGGGGCTCGAGCGGTACGTCGAACAGCTCCAGAAGATGATGAGCGGCACCCTTCACTGGTGTCGGGAGACGGGTCGCTTCAAGGAGCCCGAGCGCCGGGAGATCTCGCCGCCGGTGCACTTCGCGGGCCCTCGAGGGCTCGGCACCTCGGCGGCACGGATTATGTCATTGCTTACGAATGATCGGACCAGGTGA
- a CDS encoding tyrosine-type recombinase/integrase, producing MPEGLPRLKPIGQCILEIPTDEEVDRILAAASASQGLAFGLMAYAGLRPNEVRGLRRRDVRLRWEGGAVGGGFVSVREGRSFGETHTPKTGQREVPVTPELGRLLAPVEAGAREELVAMTARGKPWGQSGLVQAFERVRGRVGLEGWSVYCLRHYAITSWLRAGVPMHVVQRMAGHKNLATTQRYVHHLKEDLEEAGRRMARGRAG from the coding sequence GTGCCGGAGGGGTTGCCGCGGCTCAAGCCGATCGGGCAGTGCATTCTGGAGATTCCGACCGACGAGGAGGTCGACCGGATCCTCGCGGCGGCGAGCGCGTCGCAGGGGTTGGCGTTCGGGTTGATGGCGTATGCCGGGCTGCGGCCGAATGAGGTGCGGGGGCTACGGCGGCGGGATGTGCGGCTCCGGTGGGAGGGAGGGGCGGTCGGCGGCGGGTTCGTGAGCGTGCGGGAGGGGCGGTCGTTCGGGGAGACGCATACGCCAAAGACGGGGCAGCGGGAGGTGCCGGTGACGCCGGAGCTCGGGAGGTTGCTCGCGCCGGTGGAGGCGGGGGCGCGGGAGGAGCTCGTGGCGATGACGGCGCGTGGGAAGCCGTGGGGGCAGTCGGGGCTGGTGCAGGCGTTCGAGAGGGTGAGGGGCCGGGTGGGGCTGGAGGGGTGGTCGGTGTATTGCCTCCGGCATTATGCGATTACGTCGTGGCTGAGGGCTGGGGTGCCGATGCATGTGGTGCAGAGGATGGCGGGGCATAAGAATTTGGCGACGACGCAGCGGTATGTGCATCATCTGAAGGAGGACTTGGAGGAGGCGGGGAGGAGGATGGCGAGGGGAAGGGCCGGCTAG
- a CDS encoding sensor histidine kinase, with translation MNLARKRLTRKLLAVFATPVILGFVVTGVVSIRTTRASLVESSERALADNIATLRTASLPIAATGRTEEAVALVERVAAEETVHGVAFYDERGAPFVRSSALQSAPFALDVMAARAVATGDASQGTLQIGDEEVLVRVEPVRDSPGLGAVVMTRELGPIDRMIDLTLVRLALTGGAAALCVSLVAIWISRVLGRAWGNLVHAVDRVAAGDLDVRVEASPHLELDRVARAVNDMTRSLAEAREKLLAAEAERTELATRMRHAQALAVVGQVAGSFAHEIGSPLNTILGWSRLSAADDDLPEPVRRQSETIAGQCERITRIVQRMLDVSRPPTDHVVPVQLADVVRDVSAFLAPDLRVRRIELRLLVADRLPPIAAVRDRLLQVVMNLCINAIQAQPRGGTLRISLALEDAGPEREPLLRLEVADAGPGIPEEKRSQVFELFYSTKVESGGTGLGLPIVADVVRDLGGRVEIGDAPEGGALFRVLLPAGSSSR, from the coding sequence ATGAACCTCGCGCGCAAGCGGCTCACCCGCAAGCTCCTCGCCGTCTTCGCCACGCCCGTCATCCTCGGGTTCGTGGTGACGGGGGTCGTGTCCATCCGGACGACCCGCGCCTCGCTCGTCGAGAGCAGCGAGCGTGCGCTCGCGGACAACATCGCGACGCTGCGAACGGCCTCGCTGCCCATCGCAGCGACGGGGCGAACGGAGGAGGCCGTGGCGCTCGTCGAGCGCGTCGCCGCCGAGGAGACCGTGCACGGCGTCGCCTTCTACGACGAACGGGGCGCGCCCTTCGTGCGCTCGTCCGCGCTCCAAAGCGCGCCCTTTGCCCTCGACGTCATGGCGGCGCGCGCCGTTGCGACCGGCGACGCGAGCCAGGGAACGTTGCAGATCGGCGACGAGGAGGTGCTCGTCCGGGTCGAGCCCGTGCGCGACTCGCCCGGCCTGGGCGCGGTCGTCATGACCCGCGAACTCGGGCCGATCGATCGCATGATCGACCTGACCCTGGTCCGGCTCGCGCTCACGGGCGGCGCGGCGGCGCTCTGCGTTTCGCTCGTCGCGATCTGGATCTCGCGTGTGCTCGGGCGCGCGTGGGGCAACCTCGTGCACGCCGTCGATCGCGTGGCCGCGGGGGACCTCGACGTGCGCGTCGAGGCCTCCCCGCATCTCGAGCTCGATCGTGTCGCGCGCGCCGTGAACGACATGACCCGCTCGCTCGCCGAGGCGCGCGAAAAACTGCTCGCGGCCGAGGCGGAGCGGACCGAGCTCGCGACGCGCATGCGACACGCGCAGGCCCTCGCGGTCGTGGGGCAGGTGGCCGGCTCGTTCGCGCACGAGATCGGCTCGCCGCTCAACACCATCCTCGGCTGGTCCCGCCTCTCGGCCGCCGACGACGACCTGCCCGAGCCCGTGCGCCGGCAGTCCGAGACCATCGCCGGCCAGTGCGAGCGCATCACGCGGATCGTGCAGCGCATGCTCGATGTGAGCCGTCCCCCCACGGATCACGTCGTCCCCGTGCAGCTCGCCGACGTCGTGCGTGACGTGAGCGCGTTCCTCGCGCCGGACCTGCGCGTGCGTCGTATCGAGCTGCGTCTCCTCGTCGCCGATCGGTTGCCGCCAATCGCCGCCGTGCGCGATCGCCTGCTCCAGGTCGTGATGAACCTCTGCATCAACGCGATTCAGGCGCAGCCGCGCGGTGGGACGCTCCGGATCTCGCTCGCGCTCGAGGACGCGGGGCCCGAGCGCGAGCCGCTCCTCCGGCTCGAGGTCGCCGACGCGGGGCCCGGGATCCCCGAGGAAAAGCGGTCGCAGGTCTTCGAGCTCTTCTACTCGACGAAGGTCGAGAGCGGAGGCACGGGGCTCGGGCTCCCCATCGTGGCCGACGTCGTTCGGGACCTCGGCGGTCGCGTCGAGATTGGCGACGCGCCCGAGGGCGGCGCCCTGTTCCGCGTGCTGCTGCCCGCTGGATCCTCGTCGCGTTAG